The DNA window AGCAGGGTGAGGCTCAGCGACGGCTCGTACCTGAACTCGGACCTGGTGATAGCGGCCGTCGGGGTTGAGCCGAACGTCGACCTCGTGAGGGGGCAGCTGAGGCTCGGGCCCCACGGCGCCATAGCGGTTAACGACAGGATGGAGGCGACCTACGACTACGTCTTCGCGGCTGGCGACGCGATGGAGCACAGGAACCTGGTCACAGGGCAGCCCTACTGGAGTCCCCTGGCCCCCATAGCTAACAAGTCAGGCCTCGTGGCGGGGGTCAACGCCGCCGGGGGAGACAAGAGGTTCCCCGGGGTCCTGGGCGACATAGTTACCAGGTTTGAGGGGGTTGCCTTCGGCAGGGTGGGCCTCAACGAGAGGGAGGCCAGGGAGGCGGGGATCAGGTACGTGACCTCAATAATAACGACGAGGTCGAGGGCCAGGTACTACCCAGGAGGGGGCGACGTGACTGTGAAGCTCCTGGCCGAGGAGTCGAGCGGGATCATAATAGGGGGCCAGGTCGCTGGGCCAGAGGAGGTCATAGGCAGGCTGGGCGTCATAGCGGCTGCGATCATGAGGAGGATGACGGCCGATGACCTGTTCTTCGTGGAGATGGGCTACCACCCGAGCTCAGGCAGGGCCTGGGACCCCGTAGTGCTGGCCGCCAGGCAGCTCATGAGGGTGTGAGCCTCCGAATAACCCTTCTCGCGCCTGGGTCGCAGGTACTGGCGGCCCCCGCCCTAAAGGGCGGGGCTCTGCGTCCGCTGGGCCTTCCCCATCACCTCTCAGGCCCCGCCGTCAGCCCCGGGGAGGCGCGGGCTCACTGCCTGCTAAGCTCGCCCGCGCCCAACTCCACAGCAAAGTTCGGGCAAAAGGCTCATAAGCTTTTGCCCAATTATTCTCTTAGTGCTGAGATGAGTCTGGTGGCCGTCCTCAGGGAGGATAAGGGCAACGCTCCGTTGCACTGGGCAATAAGAGATCTCCCCGCCCTGAAGGGCGAAGCCTCCAACTGGGGGTGAAGGGCGTGGGGAGGCCCAAGGTAATAGTGATAGCTGGCGGCTCCTCCTCCAGGTTCGGCTCAGACAAGCTGTCGGCCCTCATCGACGGAAGGCCGCTGATATCGAGGGTCCTTGAGGTGACCAGGGAGGTCGGCGACGTTATCCTGGTCTCCTCGCGGGACGAGATCTCAAGGCTTGGCAGGCTGCTGGGGGACGTGAAGGTAGTTGAGGACCTGCCTCAGCTCCCCTGCGGCGGCCCGCCAAGGGGGGTTGCAAGCGCCGTGGGGCAGGTGAGCTCAGGCACCGTGCTCATAGTGCCCGGCGACGCGGCCTGGGCAACGGCGGAAGGACTTGAGGCCCTGCTTGAGCAGTGCTCTGAGAGGCTGGCCTCACCGCTGATGGGCCACGGCTTCGTCAGCTCGTCGTTTCTCTGCGGCCCCACAGACATGATAAGGGAGGCGGTGAGGCTCATGTGCTCCAAGGCCTCGCTTGGGCTCAGGGCCAGGATGACTGACCTGCTGAGGTCCTCAAGGTCTAGACTTGTTGGAGCCTCCCTGCTGGGGGGCCAGGGCCAGTTCTACGACCTTGACGTCCCAGGGGACAGGCCCCCGCGATCAAGGGGGCCGCGCAGGGTCGTTGAGGTGGACCCCACAGCATACAGGAGGGCCCTCTCACTTGCCCTGGCGGGCAGGCCGCGTGAGGCCGCCGCGGCCTTCCAGGAGGAGTCCAAGGCCTACAGGCGCTTGAGGGTCTGGCACCTCGAGCTTCACTCGCTGCTTGACGCCCAGTCCCTCGGCCTTGACGCTGCCAAGAGGGTTGAGAGGCTAATGCTGACGCTCAGGAGGCCTTCTCGACCCTGACGGCGGTCACCTTGTACTCAGGTATGTGGGATATCCTGTCGACAGCGGGCGAGACTACGCGGTTAATCAAGGCCTCGGGGTGATGTACAGTCGCGAACACTACGCCTTTGGAGACCCTCCTCGATACCCTGGCCCTGATCAGCGTCGAGCCCCACCTGCTGGTGACCCTCACCACGTCGCCGTCGCTTATGCCGAGGGCCTTTGCGTCGCCCTCGCTTACCTCTATGAAGTCCTCTGGCTCTATTACCTGGTTGCCCGTGCGCCTCGTCATTGAGCCCATGTTGAAGTGGTAGAGGGTCCTGCCTGTTATCAGCGTGAGCGGGTACTCTTCAGTGGGCTGCTCAGGGGACGGTATGTATGCCACTGGCCTCAGCCTAGTCTTCTTACCTACTGTGAACTGACCTACGTGAAGCACCTTCACGGGCGGGGCGTCGAGACGTGGGGTCGGGTACGGGAGGCCCCCCTCCCTCTCCAGCCTCCCATAGGTTATGCCGTAGACGGCGGGCCAGGCGGACCTTATCTCGTTCCACACGTCCTCAGGTGACGAGTACCTGAAGTAGTCGCCGTAGCCCATGGCGTTGGCCAGCCTAATTATAATCTGCCAGTCAGGCAGCGACTCGCCCAGGGGCTCTATGACCTTCCTGACCCTCTGCACCCTCCTCTCGGCGTTGGTGAAGGTGCCTTCCTTCTCAAAGGAGCTCGCCGCTGGCAGGAACACGTGGGCGTACTTTGAGGTCTCGTTGTGGAACATGTCTACAAGGACGAGGAGCTCCAGCTTTGAGAGCGCCTTCTCCGTCATCTCCATGTATGGGTGCGACATCAGCACGTCCTCCCCGAACACTATCAGTGCCTTCAGGTCATCTCTCATAGCGGCCTCTACCATCTCTATGCCGTCGAGCCCTGGGCTGGGGTTCAGCTTGGTCCCCCACAGCTTCTCAAACATCTCTATGTTCTGGGTCAGCGGCACTGCGCCGGGCAGCTTCTTAGGGTGGTCGCCCATTATTGCCGTGCCCTGGACGTTGTTCTTGCCCCTCAGGGGCATGAGGCCGGAGCCGGGCCTGCCCACGTTGCCCGTGATCAGGGCCAGGTCTATGAGCTGGTATATGATTTCAGTTCCCTGAACGTGCTCGGTCGCGCCGAGGCCCCAGAATATCATTGAGGGTTTATTAGTGGCGTAGAGCCTCGCCGCCTCCCTTATGACGTCAGCCCTGACCCCTGTAACCTTCTCCGCGAACTCAGGCGTGTAGTTGCTTACTACCTCCTTGAACTCCTCAAGTCCCTCAACTCTCTCCGACACGAACTCCTCGTCTATGAGGCCCTCGCTCACTATGACGTTAGCCATGGCGTTGAAGAGGACTACGTCTGTGCCGGGCCTCAGGGCCAGGTGATAGTCCGCGTACTCGGCTATCTCGGTCCTCCTCGGGTCCACCACAATAAGCTTCACCCTGCCCTGCTCCGCCAACATCTTGATCCTGTTCCCTATCACTGGGTGGTTCTCAGTTGTGTTGGAGCCGACTACCATTATGGTGCGGGCCAGGTCTATGTCCTCAAAGGTGTTGGTAGCGCCCCCGGTGCCGAGCATGTCCTCAAGCCCCTGGGCCGAGGGCTCATGGCAGACCCTGGCGCAGCTGTCAACGTTGTTAGTTCCCAGGACCACCCTGGCGAACTTGCCCGCCAGGTACTCCTCCTCGTTGGTGACCCTGGCGCCTACCAGGACCCCCACGCTCCCAGGGCCGTACTTGGCCAGTATCTCCTTCAGCCTTGAGGCCACGAAGGAGATTGCCTCGTCCCAGCTGACCTCGCGCCACTCCCCGTCGACCTTGATGAGCGGCCTCAGCACCCTGTCCTGCGAGTATACGTAATCCCAGGCGTACCTGCCCTTGACGCACAGGTTGCCCCTGTTCACCACGGACGTCCTGGAGGGCCTGACGTCTACAATCCTCCCGTCCTTGACCCCTACCTCCAGCTCGCAGCCGACCCCGCAGTAGGGGCATGTGGTCTTAACCCATGTGTCAGGCCACCCGTAGGTCAGCACGCTCCTGTCCTCCAGGGCCCCCGTGGGGCAGGCGTCAACGCAGAGGCCGCAGCTCACGCAGGAGCTGTGGGCGAGGTCGGGGCCGTCAGGCCTTATCATTATCCTACCGCCCCGGCCCCACGCCCTCCAGACGTGGTAGCCCTGGACCTCGTCGCATGCCTTCACGCACCTGAAGCACTTGATGCACCTGTTCATGTCAACAACTATGTACGGGTGGCTGTTGTCGATCAGGTCGGGCCTTGAGGTTCCCTGGAGCTCCACTCCGTACTTGCTGAGGGCCACGTGGAACTCCTTGAAGGGGTACTTGGCGTACGCGTCCCGCGGGTAGTTCATCGCGAGGAGCCTCAGCACATCCCTCCTGACCTGGTTCACCTGCTCGCTGTCTGTCCTGACCTCCATGCCGTCCTGGACCTTTGTGGTGCAGCTCGTCGTAAGCCTGCCGTTCACCTCGACCACGCACAGCCTGCAGGAGCCCTGGGGGCTAAGCCTGTCATCGTAGCAGAGGCTGGGCACGTAGTAGCCGAGCCTCCTGAGGGCCTCGAGGAGGCTCAGGCCCTCCTCAACCCTATGCTCAACTCCGTTAACCTTGATCGTGACGGTCATTATGGCTCACCCCCTCACCATCTCGTCTGCGCCCTTAGCCAGGAACGAGAGTATGGCGTCCCCTGTGCCCTGGCCGTGGCCGCAGAGGCTGGCTGACCTCATGACTGTGGCTATTGACTTCAGCTCATCCGCCTCCTCAGGCGTCAGGTACCCCCTGCCGAGCGCCGCCTCAAGTATCTCGTCGGCCCTGGCGGTGCCTAGCCTACAAGGGAAGCACTTGCCGCACGACTCGAAGGCCGCGAAGTGGACTATCTCGTGAAGGAGCTCGAGCAGGCTGGTGTCGTCGCTGAAGGCTATCACGTTACCGTGCCCGAGGCTGGCCCCTATTTCCCTGAGCTCCTCGACCCCTAGTCTCACGTCAAGCTCCTCAGGCCTTATGAAGGATGCCAGCGGCCCTCCAACTATCACGCCCTTTAGCCTCCTGCCGCCCTTGAGGCCGCCTCCCATGTCGTAGACTACCTCCTTAAGTGGGACGCCGAACTCTACCTCGTAGAGGCCGGGCCTCTCGAACAGGCTGTTGAGGCTGAGCACCTTGGTCCCCCTGCTCTTATTGTAGCCCATCTCAGCGTACTCGTCACCGCCGTGCTCAACTATCCACGGGACGCTGGAGAGCGTCTCGACGTTGTTGACAACCGTGGGCATCCCGAACAGGCCCCTCTCCGTGGGGTAAGGGGGCCTCGGCGTGGGCTCAGGCCTCCTGCCCATTATGGCGTTTATCATTGCCGTCTCCTCGCCCACGACGTAGGAGCCCCTGCCCACGTGGACCTCCACCTCGACGGGCAGCCCCTTTGATGCGGCTGGGCCCGCGTAGCCGGCCTCGTAGAGCTCCTTAACTGCCCTCCTGACCGAGGCCACGGCCTCAGGGTACTCCCTCCTTATGTAGAAGTAGACCTTTGAGGCGCCTACTGCATATGCTGCTATGAGCGCCCCCTCAAGCACAAGGTATGGGTCCCACCACATCAGGAGCTTGTCAACGTACGCCCCCGCGTCCCCCTCGTCGCCGTTGACTATGACGTACTTCTGGGGCGCCCTCTGCTGGTACGCTGACTCCCACTTCAGGCCGGTTGGGAAGTAGGCGCCTCCCCTGCCCCTGAGCTGGGACCTCTTGACCTCCTCTATGACCTCGGCCTGGGTCATCCTGAGCGCCTTCTCAAGGCCCCTCATGCCGCCGAGCTCAAGGTACTGGCCGAGCGAGCTGACGGGTCCCTTGACTATGTGCCTCAGCACGACGGCCCTGCTGGACCTCACCTCGATGTGGGGAACCCCGCTGGTCCGAGAGCTTGATGGCCCCACGTAGCACTTGCCAAGGCAATATGTTGGCGGCTCCTGCCTGACTGCCATCTCCCAGGCCTTTGGGTTAAGCGACCTGGCCACGTAGCAGGCCAGGCCCCTGCAGTGCTCCTCGCTTACAACTACCTTAGAGAAGGAGTAAAAGGACTCCACCTCAGGCCTCAAAACGGTCTTCGCGGGCAACTCTTTAACCAATATATTACAGTAGAAGGGCTTCTATAAGTAGTTTGTTAAAGGCGATTAACCGTCCACGAATCTTTAGGCATTCACGAAACCTATCTTTACTTTTAAGATATTTTAACTATTGCGTTAATAATTAATAACTTAAGGCGTCCATATCCATTAGCACCGCTTGCCTGGGCTTCCTAGCGTACGTCTTTGAACAGCAAATAGAAGGCGGCCGTGGCTGCCGTGTAGAGGGAGGCCGTTATGAAGAAGGGGAGGGTCAGGTCACCTGTCGAGAATATGTAGCCCGTGACCCAGGGCCCCATGGACCTGGGCAGGCCGTCAATTAAGTTTATCAGGCTCGACCCCCTGGCCCTCTCCTCCTCAGGTATTATAGTGACGACAAGGGACGAGAAGAGGGGGTTGGCCATGTTCATGGCGGCGTTCCTGAGCACAAATATGGCGGAGGCCTCGAGGTAGGAGCAAGCGAAGGGGAGCGCTATCAGGAGCGCTATGCCGACAGCGTGCGTGACCACTATGGCCTTGACCCTGCCGATGGCCTTGGCCAGCCTGGGGGCCCCCAGCACGGCGAGGGCCAGGGTCGCGTCGGCCACCATGTAGACGGGCGAGAGCTGCCTCGCCACGACCCCGAACCTTAGGCTGAACCAGAGCGACATGAGGGGGAGTATCAGGCCGGCCCCGAGGCCTATCATGGCGTCGGTCGAGAGCCTCGCTATGTTCCCGATCGACCTCAGCCTCAGGGTCACCCTGCCCGTCCCCCTGTAGCCCTCCCTCACCGGCGTGACGAGGGCAAGGGTAACGAGTACTACAGCCATGTTGACGAGCATAGTGTCCCTGAGGCCCACCAGCCATGGTACTGAGGCCCCGAGTACGGCTAGGCCCGTGGAGATTGACGACATGAGGCTCATGTTCCTGTCTATGCTCCTTGACTTCTCGGCTATGAGGGCCTGCAGGGAGCCCCCTCCGAGGCCGAATATGAGGAGCGCCGCAGGCGGGACCCCCAGGAAGAGGAGGAGGAACGAGGCCGCTGAGACAGCCCTCCCGAGGAGGAAGAAGTTCTTCCTCCCGTAGGCGTCAGCCAGGGCCGAGATGAAGAGCCCCGCTATTGTGCCAACCAGCACGTAGCCGCCGACCAGGAGCCCTACCTCAAATGAGTTAAGCCCGAGCGACCTCAGGTAGAGGGGCAGGGCAAGGGCGTTGGCGCCAAAGATCATGCCCGAGAGGCCGCCCGCTGCAACTAGTAGCAGCTCATCCCTTGAGAGCCCTCTCAGTGCCCTGAGGCCTGCGTCCCCTGAGGCCGCCATGTCGACCACGAAGCTCACCAGGCCAATGGACCTTAAGGCGTTCACCTCATTTTAGGCCTTCAGGCCCAGCCTGCCTACTATCGTTGCAATCACGACCCCGTAGACCACCGTGCCGAGGTCCCAGATAATGGAGGCCGGGCTCCCACGCAGGGAGAGCCTTATGGCCTGGGCTGCATAGGTCGTCGGCTCAAGCATTGCGAGGGGCACAAGGTACCTCGGCACTATGCTCAGGGGGAAGTAGACGGGGGCGAAGAAGCTGAAGCCGAAGGCCACTATCTGGGTCACCTGCTGCAGCACCCTTAAGTTCCTTATCCTTGATGCCATCAGAAGCCCTACCATGGACCCCTGGAAGGAGCTCACCAGGAGCGCGAGGGTGAGCATGGACAGGCCGCTGAGGCTCACGTCCAAGTACCGCATGGCAACAGCCACGCCGAGCACCAGGAGGCCTGAGCCTATGGCGAAGAGGTTGTTCACAAGGGTTGACGTCAGTGCGTAGGCCCAGAGGGGGACGCCCATTGATATCATGAGCGAGAGCCTGCCGTCCTCCCTGTCCCAGCCTATGCTGTTCGGAACGACTAGCATGCCTGCTACGGCCACGTCAAAGACCATCATGCCGGAGATAAGGTAGTAGATGGCCGGGCCCCTGACTATGTAGCTGAAGCCGAAGACGAAGGCTATTGGGAGCATGACTGCAAAGAAGAGGCTCGCAGCGAGCCACGCCTTGGCCTCCTTGAAGAACATCTCAGTGAGGGACGTAAGCTCCCTAAGCGTCCTTCATCACCTCAAGGTAGACCTCCTCAAGGGAGGGCGCCCTGACCTCGAACTTCCCCCTAAGCTTCGACACGAACTCCTTAACCTCGTCCTCCCTGACCTTGTACACCTTCCCCTCCTCTAGGTCAACGACCTCGTAGTAGAAGGCGAACCTCTTCCTGAGCTCAGAGGGCGTGCCCTCTGCCAACACCTTCCTGTTTATGAAGTAGACCCTGTCGGAGAGCGCCTCAGCCTCCTCCATGTAGTGGGTAGTCAGCAGTATGGCCCTACCCTCGCCCTTGAGCTGCCTCAGCACGTCCCACAGCTCCCTCCTCCCCATGGGGTCAAGGCCTGTCGTGGGCTCATCAAGCACCAGCACCTCAGGGGAGTGGACGACAGCCATGGCTACCAGCGTCCTCCTCTTCAGGCCGCCTGAGAGGTCCATGACGTACCTGTCCCTGTGATCCCAAAGGCCGAGCCTCCTTACGGTGTCTAGGGCCATCTCCCTTGCCTTGTCCCCTGGCACGCCCCTCACCCTGGCTGCGTAGTAGACGTTGTCAAACACCGTGAGGTCCCCGTAGGGCTGCGCCTCCTGGGGCGTCACCCCCATCCTGAGCCTCACCTCCCTGTCGCAGGGGTCAGAGCCGAGGACCTTGACTACCCCCCTCTCGGGCCTCAGCTCGCAGTAGAGGTGTCTCACCAGCGTGGTCTTCCCGGCCCCGTTGGGGCCCAGCAGGGAGACCAGCTCCCCCTTCCTGACCTCCAGGCTCACGTCCTCGAGGGCCACAACCTTACCGTAGGACTTGCTCAGGCCCTTGACCTCTATAGCGCTCACGGTATCACCACCTCGAGAACTTGGCCTTGACGTGGCCATCGCTGGAGCTCAGCTCAAGGACCACCTTCCCTTCGCCCCCGCCCAGGGAGCTATCAACGTCCAGGAAGCCTATGTTGACCGCGCTGCCCTCGTTGCTCTTAACTATAGGCGTCACCCTGGTGCTCCCCCTCACGGCGGCGTTTATAGTCAAGCTTGAGCCCTCGGCTTCAGCCGATATCTTAGACCTCCCCCTGAGCTCGCCGTAGGCCAAGTTAAGGGTGGCGGAGCTGTACTTGACCTTCACTGTGGGGTCAGACTCGCCAAGGCAATCAAGGGGCAGCCTTAAGGCGGAGCCAAGGGCCTCAACGCTCGTCCTGCACAGGCCCCCGTGGTCGGCCTTGAAGTCCGAGTCCTCGGCCGTGAGCTCAAGTGATGCGGCCTCGGGCTGAAGTGAGAGCTCGACCTCGCAGACCTTAGCCTTAATTGAGAGCTCGTCGCCCTCCTCGCTCACGTCGTACTTGCAGCTTGAGTTATTGCTGTAGAGCTTCACCTCGCCCTCGCCCCTCGCAAGCCTGAGCTCCGAGTCCTTGACGTCAAGCTTAACTGATTTGTAGGCCTTGAGGGGGGCTGTAGACAAGGGCGCGCCCTGCGCCCTTGCCCACTAGCTGTGAGGCTGCGAAGGTGAGGGCGGTAAGCCGCGAACCAGTGAGCCGCCCTGAGGGGGCCCTCGCCCTCACGCCGCTGGGCTCCATATGGTTAATCCTTAGGCTTCCTGGGGCTCAGGGAGAGGGAACTTTCGCTGGCGGGCGTCATAAGCTCCATAGTGGTGCTGGTCAGCACAGTGGCTTGGGGACGTTGCTACAATTTTGATTAGCTACATCTATATAGTACATCACTACGCTATAACAGTGAACGCAGCCAACAGGCCAGTCCTAAACCTGTTGCAGGGCCTGATGAATTTCAGCAACTACGTCGACTACGTCACCATGGCCGACCTTATAATGGGCCTCATAGGCCTGGGAGGTCATGGCTGAAGCCCCTGTCCCCTCGGGCCAGACAAGGGTGATGCCTGTTAGCGGCAGCTGACGCTCAGTGAAGAGGTCTCAGGGCCTACATGAGCCTCAGCAGGTAGCACTACTCCTCGTAGTCGCCCTCCCTCTCGCCTCCCCCTTTGCCTTCACCGCCCCCTTTCTTGCCCCACAGCTCCTTTCGCCTCGCCTCGAGCTGGTTGACCTCAACGCCCATGAACTCGGCGGCCGTCAGCAGACTGACCCCCTCCTCTTCCGCGGCCTGAGTGTGAGGGGCCAGCCTCTCCCTGTAGGCCAGGTCCCTCAGGAGGTGGTGGTCAACCACTATGGTCTCGGCCACGTGGGCCCTTATGAGCTCCATTAGGCCCTCAAGGCCCCTCTGGACGGCCTCCTCAGGCACCTTGAAGCCTGCGAAGTAGGTGGGCGGGCCGCTCAGCACGAGCAGCCTCGCCCCCGCCCAGGCCTTGAGCTGCTCAACGGCCTGCGGGTCAGCGGGCCCCTGGACGTCGCTGGCAAATATTACGGACTCGTCGTTGCACCTCGCCCTGACCATGAGGACCCTGCCCACCTTCGTGCCTGGCTCCCCGTGCCAGACAGCCTGGGAGAAGTCAAGGGTCAGGTCGCCGACCCTGAAGGACTGGCCGTCAGCGTATGAGACCGAGGCCGACCTGGCGACCCCGCCTTCGACGAGGAACCTCCTTGCCCTCCCCCTCTGGCTCCAGTTTATGTTGTGCTCCGGGTCCTTGACGAGTAGCCTCTTGCCTGAGTAGAGCTCAGGCCTGTCCCTCATGTAGTGGTCGTAGTGGTAGTGCGTTATAACGATGGCGTCTGAGGCCTGCACCTCCTCGGCAGCCCTCCCGAGGGCCCTCTCCAGCGCCTTGAGCTCAAGCTCGTGGGGAGGGAGGCCGTACCTCCTGGGGGCGAGGGAGGCGCCAAGGTCTACGCCGAGCCTGACGCCACAGGCGTCAACCACGGTGGCTATGCTCCTTACCCCCATGCTGTCCGCGGCGAGTATGGAGACGTCGAAAGGCCCAACCCTTACCAAGCTCCCGCCAGCGTGTCCTGTGCCCCTGGCGATAGTAAGCGTTACACCTGTCGCCTAAGGTTAAAGGCCCAAGCGGCCCACAGGGATCCCAAGGGCCCTGTGGGCGAGGCGGAGGTCCCTACGCTCGATCATGAACACACGTAAAGTGATTGAAGTGAGAGTGTAGGGACAAACGGTTGGAGCGCAGCAAATTATTGCTGAGAGCTGAAATAGCCCCGCCGCGCCTCACGCCTGGTAGCGATGCTGTGGCTAGTGTTCACCACCGGCGCCTGTAACCTGAGGTGCGACTACTGCGGCGGCTCCTTCCCAGAGAAGGTGGTGCCCTACACCGTAAAGTACGATCCCCTGAAGCTTAAGAAGGTCGTAGAGGCCGACAGGGACGCCACGGTAATCTTTTACGGCGGCGAGCCCCTCATCAACCCAAGGTTCGTGGAGTGGGTCATGGACAACGTCAGGGCGAGGAGGTACGGAGTGCAGACGAACGGGACACTGCACAGGCTTCTGCCCGACGCCTACTGGAAGAGGATGAACGTGGCCCTCCTCTCGATTGATGGCAGGGAGGAGGTGACGGACAAGCACAGGGGAAGGGGGGTCTACAGGAAGGTGACTGAGGCTGCAAGGCACGTGAGGTCCCTCGGCGTTGAGACCATAGCAAGGATGGCGGTCACTGCTGACACGGACATTTACGAGGACGTCACCCATTTACTCTCCCTGGGCCTCTTCGACAAGGTCCACTGGCAGCTTGACGTTGTCTGGTCCCCCAGGTGGGACTTTGAGGGCTGGGCGGAGAGGAGTTACCTGCCAGGCATAAGGAGGCTCGTCGACCTCTTTTTAAGGGAGCTCGAAAGGGGCAGGGTCCTCAGGATGATCCCAATACTGGGCGTCATAAGCGCCCACTACTTCGGCGGCTACCCTGGCTCCCCGTGCGGGGCGGGCTACAGGAGCTTTGCAATAAGCACCGATGGAAGGGTGCTCGCGTGCCCCATAGCCGTTTACGAGAGGTGGGCCGAGCTCGGCACTGTCGAGGGGGGCTTCAGGCCCATGGGGGCATACCTCGCCAAGGAGTGCGCCGCCTGCCCCTACAGGAGGTACTGCGGCGGCCGCTGCCTCTACTCAATGATAGAGAGGGACTGGGGCGAGGAGGGCTTTAAGGCCGTCGACAGGGTCACGAGGGCCTACCTTGACGCTGTGCTCTCCGCAATACCCAGGGTTGACGAGCTCGTAAGGGAGGGCGTCGTAAGGCTAGAGGACCTGAGGTACGACCCGACCCAGGACTCAACCGAGGTAATACCGTAGCGGTATTACGCCGTTCAGGATATTAGGCCCGGCCATACCTTACACGTTGGCATGGCGCTCTCGCCGGACCAGGGGAGAAGGAGGCCCGTCTCTCCGAACAAGTCATGGAACCCGGTGACAGGCTGCCCCCACCTCTGCACGTACTGCTGGGCAATGAAGTTGCTCGAGGGAAAGCTGAAGGACAGCCCAAAGTACAGGAATGGGTTTAAGCCGACCTTTCACCCCGAGGAGCTGCTCAAGGCAAGGTTCAGGCCCGGTGACACGGTCTTCGTTGTTGACATGGGGGACCTGTTCAGCGATGCAATGCCCAGGGAGTGGGTAGAGGCCGTGCTGAGGAGGGCGAGGGAGTTCCCCTCCACGAGGTTCATGTTTCTGACCAAGAACCCTGCCAGGTACAGCGAGTTCCTCGACGTCCTCCCCAGGAACTCGGTGCTTGGGGTGACCATAGAGACCAACAGGGACGACCTTGCCAGGTCCGTCTCAAGGGCCCCTCCTCCGTCAAGGAGGCACGAGGCCATGTCTGAGCTCAGGTGGCCCTACAAGTACATATCCGTTGAGCCGCTCATGGACTTCGACCTTGAAGTCATGGTTTCGTGGGCTGCGGATATAAGGCCTGTGAGCGCTCACGTTGGCTACGACAACTGGAACTCGAGGCTGCCCGAGCCCCCGCTCTGGAAGGCCAGGGAGCTGGTGAGGAGGCTATCAGCGATAACTTACGTGTCGGTAGGCTCAATGAGGGAGCCCTGGTACGAGACCCTGCTGAGGAGGAGGGCGGAGGGGCTGGGCAGCCCTTAACGTTTAAAGCCTCGTTAGGTGTGAGAAGCGAGCCCTGTGAAGCTCTCTAAAGCTAAGGACCTTACAGTAAATGAGGGTCAGCAACCCCTTATAGTGTATTATAGCCAAGAGGTTGGGGCAATGATGTGTAGCTTGGGGACTGAAGCCTA is part of the Acidilobus sp. 7A genome and encodes:
- a CDS encoding ABC transporter permease; translation: MFFKEAKAWLAASLFFAVMLPIAFVFGFSYIVRGPAIYYLISGMMVFDVAVAGMLVVPNSIGWDREDGRLSLMISMGVPLWAYALTSTLVNNLFAIGSGLLVLGVAVAMRYLDVSLSGLSMLTLALLVSSFQGSMVGLLMASRIRNLRVLQQVTQIVAFGFSFFAPVYFPLSIVPRYLVPLAMLEPTTYAAQAIRLSLRGSPASIIWDLGTVVYGVVIATIVGRLGLKA
- a CDS encoding ABC transporter ATP-binding protein: MSAIEVKGLSKSYGKVVALEDVSLEVRKGELVSLLGPNGAGKTTLVRHLYCELRPERGVVKVLGSDPCDREVRLRMGVTPQEAQPYGDLTVFDNVYYAARVRGVPGDKAREMALDTVRRLGLWDHRDRYVMDLSGGLKRRTLVAMAVVHSPEVLVLDEPTTGLDPMGRRELWDVLRQLKGEGRAILLTTHYMEEAEALSDRVYFINRKVLAEGTPSELRKRFAFYYEVVDLEEGKVYKVREDEVKEFVSKLRGKFEVRAPSLEEVYLEVMKDA
- a CDS encoding MBL fold metallo-hydrolase, whose product is MVRVGPFDVSILAADSMGVRSIATVVDACGVRLGVDLGASLAPRRYGLPPHELELKALERALGRAAEEVQASDAIVITHYHYDHYMRDRPELYSGKRLLVKDPEHNINWSQRGRARRFLVEGGVARSASVSYADGQSFRVGDLTLDFSQAVWHGEPGTKVGRVLMVRARCNDESVIFASDVQGPADPQAVEQLKAWAGARLLVLSGPPTYFAGFKVPEEAVQRGLEGLMELIRAHVAETIVVDHHLLRDLAYRERLAPHTQAAEEEGVSLLTAAEFMGVEVNQLEARRKELWGKKGGGEGKGGGEREGDYEE
- a CDS encoding TIGR04084 family radical SAM/SPASM domain-containing protein encodes the protein MLWLVFTTGACNLRCDYCGGSFPEKVVPYTVKYDPLKLKKVVEADRDATVIFYGGEPLINPRFVEWVMDNVRARRYGVQTNGTLHRLLPDAYWKRMNVALLSIDGREEVTDKHRGRGVYRKVTEAARHVRSLGVETIARMAVTADTDIYEDVTHLLSLGLFDKVHWQLDVVWSPRWDFEGWAERSYLPGIRRLVDLFLRELERGRVLRMIPILGVISAHYFGGYPGSPCGAGYRSFAISTDGRVLACPIAVYERWAELGTVEGGFRPMGAYLAKECAACPYRRYCGGRCLYSMIERDWGEEGFKAVDRVTRAYLDAVLSAIPRVDELVREGVVRLEDLRYDPTQDSTEVIP
- a CDS encoding DUF5131 family protein, whose amino-acid sequence is MALSPDQGRRRPVSPNKSWNPVTGCPHLCTYCWAMKLLEGKLKDSPKYRNGFKPTFHPEELLKARFRPGDTVFVVDMGDLFSDAMPREWVEAVLRRAREFPSTRFMFLTKNPARYSEFLDVLPRNSVLGVTIETNRDDLARSVSRAPPPSRRHEAMSELRWPYKYISVEPLMDFDLEVMVSWAADIRPVSAHVGYDNWNSRLPEPPLWKARELVRRLSAITYVSVGSMREPWYETLLRRRAEGLGSP